A region from the Candidatus Electrothrix scaldis genome encodes:
- a CDS encoding VacJ family lipoprotein, which produces MKQIFLTFLISLLMISGNVPPAFSDVLSQADDEIDFLDDAYYDTSNEESRVNDPLEGINRAVFVFNDYVFLWILNPIATGYSEIVPADIRGAFANFFYNLQEPVRIINTLLQIRLSDTGTLLARFTINSIGGVAGLGDPAAMLGFQRVEANLGQTLGSWGVPDGFFLMAPLLGPTTLRDLSGRLADSFTLTYIYSWAATEQELTIAFAGEDVNGLSLHRGEYEKLKKMSVDPYTAFRSGFYQHREKK; this is translated from the coding sequence ATGAAACAGATCTTCCTTACATTCCTGATCAGTCTTCTTATGATCAGTGGTAACGTGCCACCTGCTTTCAGCGATGTACTCTCACAAGCTGATGACGAAATAGATTTTCTCGATGATGCCTATTATGACACGTCCAACGAAGAAAGCAGGGTAAACGATCCCTTGGAAGGAATTAACCGAGCTGTCTTTGTCTTTAATGATTACGTCTTCTTGTGGATTCTTAATCCCATAGCCACAGGATATAGCGAAATTGTCCCCGCAGATATCCGAGGGGCTTTTGCAAATTTCTTTTACAACTTGCAGGAACCTGTACGGATTATCAATACGCTCTTACAAATCAGGTTATCAGACACAGGAACCTTACTGGCTCGTTTCACGATCAACAGTATTGGCGGTGTTGCCGGACTTGGAGACCCGGCTGCTATGCTGGGATTCCAGAGAGTCGAGGCAAATTTGGGCCAAACACTGGGATCCTGGGGCGTACCTGATGGTTTCTTTCTTATGGCTCCCCTCCTGGGACCAACGACACTGCGTGATCTTTCCGGCAGGCTGGCTGATAGCTTCACCCTCACCTATATTTATTCCTGGGCAGCAACGGAGCAAGAACTCACCATTGCCTTTGCAGGCGAGGACGTTAACGGACTATCCCTCCACCGGGGAGAATATGAAAAGTTGAAAAAAATGAGCGTCGATCCTTATACAGCCTTTCGCAGCGGCTTTTATCAGCATCGCGAAAAAAAATGA
- the pgsA gene encoding CDP-diacylglycerol--glycerol-3-phosphate 3-phosphatidyltransferase, whose protein sequence is MRHLPNLITAFRLLLTALLAILLMFEQKTGLAFLCCLLFAIAAATDWVDGYLARRFKAVTTLGKLMDPLADKLLVTTALIMLIPLGRLPAWVALVIVSREMMVTGLRGLASSSGIVVAASGLGKIKSTLQYIGLGTLIFPLGLLPIPYLHQIGLGVVYLALVLTVWSGFDYFYKLRQVFLVEERGQM, encoded by the coding sequence ATGCGACATCTGCCAAATCTGATAACCGCTTTCCGTCTTCTTCTCACCGCCCTTCTGGCAATTCTGCTTATGTTCGAACAGAAAACCGGTCTGGCCTTCCTTTGCTGCCTGCTCTTTGCCATTGCCGCAGCCACAGACTGGGTTGACGGCTATCTTGCTCGCCGCTTTAAGGCGGTGACGACCCTGGGGAAACTCATGGATCCCTTGGCTGATAAGCTGCTCGTGACCACGGCACTTATCATGCTCATTCCGCTGGGCCGCCTCCCGGCCTGGGTTGCTCTGGTGATTGTCTCCCGAGAGATGATGGTCACCGGGCTCAGAGGCCTTGCCTCATCTTCCGGGATTGTGGTTGCTGCCAGCGGCCTGGGAAAAATCAAATCCACCTTGCAGTATATAGGCCTCGGTACCTTGATCTTCCCCCTTGGCCTTCTGCCCATCCCTTATCTGCACCAAATCGGTCTTGGAGTGGTCTACCTGGCGCTGGTGCTGACCGTTTGGTCGGGATTTGATTATTTTTATAAATTACGACAGGTCTTTCTTGTGGAAGAAAGGGGCCAGATGTAG
- a CDS encoding CopG family transcriptional regulator → MGQVTIYLDNETENKLKKAAKSSRLSVSKWIAELIKEKITTEWPQDVVKLAGSWKDDFPSIEEIRSNVGHDNPREGL, encoded by the coding sequence ATGGGTCAGGTAACCATTTATCTTGATAATGAAACTGAGAACAAACTAAAAAAAGCTGCCAAATCAAGTCGTCTCTCTGTCAGCAAGTGGATCGCGGAGCTTATTAAGGAAAAAATTACGACTGAATGGCCTCAGGATGTTGTGAAGCTGGCAGGAAGCTGGAAAGATGATTTTCCAAGCATTGAAGAAATCAGGTCAAATGTCGGCCATGATAACCCGAGGGAAGGTTTGTGA
- a CDS encoding NUDIX domain-containing protein, which produces MTFATDQTSITYQEDKYGGIILDDAAFKLSPAVFEKELAQVIADHPEKKLIWITLPIAKSEYIPLLTQQNFTFYDCRETTLILVKKVIPNPIIPNPTNHTIGVGVFVREGDNMLVVKDRIYRSYKLPGGYMDNEENISQAVAREVAEETGIRVQMDAVVSIGHFTPCQFNESNIYLVCKATPLSTTIEIGDTEEIIEARWMNIDQYIKHEHVHPYNKKIVMVALHNRGIKHEACDLFIPGEKRYEFFF; this is translated from the coding sequence ATGACCTTTGCCACAGACCAGACCAGCATCACCTACCAAGAAGACAAATACGGCGGCATAATCCTGGATGATGCCGCCTTTAAGCTCAGTCCGGCAGTCTTTGAGAAAGAATTGGCACAAGTCATTGCTGACCATCCAGAAAAAAAGCTAATCTGGATCACCTTGCCCATAGCCAAATCGGAATACATCCCGCTCTTAACTCAGCAAAATTTTACATTCTACGATTGCAGAGAAACTACGCTTATCCTGGTGAAAAAGGTCATCCCTAACCCCATCATCCCCAACCCCACAAACCACACCATAGGCGTGGGCGTCTTTGTCCGTGAAGGCGATAATATGCTGGTGGTCAAGGATCGAATCTACAGATCGTACAAGCTTCCAGGCGGATATATGGACAACGAGGAAAATATTTCCCAGGCTGTTGCCCGGGAAGTTGCCGAGGAGACCGGAATAAGGGTGCAGATGGATGCCGTCGTTTCCATTGGCCATTTCACCCCCTGTCAGTTTAATGAGTCCAATATTTATCTGGTCTGTAAGGCCACGCCCTTATCAACAACGATCGAAATCGGTGACACCGAGGAAATCATCGAAGCACGCTGGATGAATATTGACCAATACATCAAGCATGAGCATGTCCATCCCTATAATAAAAAAATCGTGATGGTGGCTCTGCATAATAGAGGTATTAAGCACGAGGCATGTGACCTTTTTATACCGGGAGAAAAGCGATATGAATTTTTCTTTTAA
- a CDS encoding alpha/beta hydrolase: MNTISHFIPQIVHNGSVKLYAESFGSKDDVPVLLIAGAMAPALFWQDSFCARLAANGYFVIRFDNRDMGRSTHFPQNAPDSGIELPYSINDMVDDAAAVLAAHSKQPAHIIGHSLGGSIAQLFALAYPKQTRSVTAVSSPVLAKSNLPYIATPPEITEKIWGIFMANPMYQDLERGAPEFLKVWRYLNGDWEFDENMAYRYTEAIYATETIGPAWNHTNVQTGIRDIWEELNRLNKPLLYIHGEKDYLPANPENTKILAHALDNADVFIIKGGGHMFFNKELWELLSQKALQHIQ, translated from the coding sequence ATGAACACAATATCTCATTTTATACCGCAAATCGTCCACAACGGATCAGTCAAACTCTACGCTGAAAGCTTTGGCAGTAAAGACGATGTTCCGGTCCTATTGATAGCCGGGGCTATGGCTCCCGCTCTCTTTTGGCAAGACAGCTTCTGCGCAAGACTGGCTGCCAATGGATATTTCGTTATCCGATTCGACAACCGGGACATGGGCCGCTCAACCCATTTTCCCCAGAACGCACCTGACAGCGGCATTGAGCTTCCCTATTCGATCAATGATATGGTGGACGATGCTGCTGCCGTTCTTGCTGCGCACTCAAAGCAACCGGCGCATATCATCGGCCATTCTCTGGGAGGCTCCATTGCCCAGCTCTTTGCGCTGGCGTATCCAAAGCAAACCAGATCAGTGACAGCAGTGAGTAGCCCTGTCCTGGCCAAAAGCAATCTGCCATATATTGCAACACCTCCTGAGATTACGGAAAAAATCTGGGGGATATTTATGGCAAACCCCATGTACCAGGATCTTGAGAGAGGTGCGCCGGAATTCCTCAAGGTATGGCGTTATCTGAACGGGGACTGGGAGTTTGATGAGAACATGGCCTACCGATATACCGAGGCTATCTATGCCACAGAAACAATCGGCCCGGCTTGGAATCACACCAATGTACAGACTGGTATCCGGGATATCTGGGAAGAACTGAATCGCCTCAACAAACCCCTGCTCTATATTCACGGGGAAAAGGACTATCTTCCGGCCAACCCGGAAAACACAAAGATCCTTGCCCACGCCCTCGACAATGCGGATGTCTTTATCATCAAAGGCGGAGGGCACATGTTTTTCAACAAAGAACTCTGGGAACTTCTGAGTCAAAAAGCCCTGCAACATATCCAGTAG
- a CDS encoding YHS domain-containing protein, whose translation MSPQRLLLLAFLLWIAWRLVRNLIRDKITKEAKNQLRKEAEQADETTVQDILVEDPVCHTLIPQHQAIRLRQDGKTYYFCSDSCCDQFTGEPGGKE comes from the coding sequence ATGAGTCCGCAGCGTTTATTGCTTCTTGCCTTCCTCCTTTGGATTGCCTGGCGATTGGTGCGCAACCTGATTCGTGACAAAATCACGAAAGAAGCGAAAAACCAACTCCGAAAAGAAGCTGAGCAGGCAGACGAAACAACTGTCCAGGACATCCTGGTCGAAGACCCGGTATGTCACACCCTGATTCCTCAACATCAGGCCATTCGTTTGCGCCAGGACGGAAAAACCTATTATTTTTGCAGCGATTCCTGCTGCGACCAATTTACCGGCGAGCCGGGAGGAAAAGAATGA
- the fsa gene encoding fructose-6-phosphate aldolase yields the protein MKFFIDTANIDEIKKGLELGMVDGVTTNPSLISKEQRPFTEILADICALVDGPISAEVISLDAEGMVTEARELAAINENIVIKVPMTEDGLKAVKRLSAENIKTNVTLIFSTTQALLAAKAGATYVSPFVGRLDDIALDGMELISEIMTIFANYSLPTEVIVASVRSPQHVSQSALIGADIATIPYKVIAQLAKHPLTDIGMEKFLADWEKRQK from the coding sequence ATGAAATTTTTTATAGATACGGCAAATATTGATGAGATCAAAAAAGGGCTTGAGCTCGGTATGGTGGACGGAGTCACCACCAACCCCTCGCTTATCTCGAAAGAGCAACGTCCCTTTACAGAGATCCTTGCCGATATCTGCGCCTTGGTTGATGGCCCGATCAGCGCTGAAGTTATCAGTCTTGATGCCGAAGGCATGGTGACTGAGGCCCGTGAGCTGGCTGCCATCAATGAAAATATAGTAATTAAGGTCCCGATGACAGAGGACGGCCTGAAGGCTGTCAAACGCCTGTCAGCAGAAAATATCAAGACCAACGTGACCCTGATCTTCTCCACCACTCAGGCCCTGCTCGCTGCCAAGGCAGGAGCAACCTATGTCAGCCCCTTTGTCGGGCGACTTGATGATATCGCTTTAGATGGTATGGAGCTGATCAGCGAAATCATGACCATATTTGCCAACTACTCTCTTCCCACTGAGGTCATCGTTGCCTCGGTTCGTAGCCCACAACACGTATCCCAATCTGCATTGATCGGGGCAGATATTGCCACGATTCCATATAAAGTCATTGCCCAACTCGCCAAGCATCCACTGACTGACATCGGCATGGAAAAATTTCTGGCTGACTGGGAAAAACGACAAAAATAA
- a CDS encoding nitroreductase family protein has protein sequence MSLFEVNTATCNKDGICAAVCPAGIIDIGESGHPVPTAEAEELCIQCGHCVAICPTASFSHSAMAVEACQPITKDQQLSLEQCEQFLQARRSIRTYKKQAVSQDELQKIIELARYAPSGHNSQSVQWLVLGNREELHHLAGITVDWMRWMLDNMTEMALAQHMDRTVRRWEEGKDVILRDAPTLIIAHAPQDDPIAPSSSTIALSYLELAATAMGLGCCWAGYFYVASLNFPPMMKALPLPENHKCLGSMMVGYPKFRYHRLPLRKSPEITWRL, from the coding sequence ATGAGCTTATTCGAAGTGAATACTGCAACATGCAATAAAGACGGAATATGTGCGGCTGTTTGTCCAGCAGGTATCATTGATATTGGTGAGAGCGGGCATCCTGTCCCCACAGCTGAAGCAGAGGAACTCTGCATTCAATGCGGTCATTGCGTGGCAATCTGTCCAACAGCCAGCTTTTCCCATTCTGCAATGGCCGTAGAAGCCTGCCAGCCCATCACGAAGGACCAACAGCTTTCCCTGGAACAATGCGAACAATTCCTCCAAGCCCGGCGGTCCATAAGGACTTATAAAAAACAGGCTGTCTCCCAAGATGAGTTACAAAAGATCATCGAACTCGCCCGATATGCCCCAAGCGGGCATAATTCCCAAAGCGTGCAATGGCTTGTTTTGGGCAATAGAGAGGAGTTGCACCATCTTGCAGGAATCACTGTTGATTGGATGCGCTGGATGCTGGACAATATGACGGAAATGGCTCTGGCGCAGCACATGGACAGGACCGTCCGTCGTTGGGAAGAGGGAAAAGATGTCATCCTTCGAGATGCACCCACGCTTATTATTGCCCATGCACCCCAAGATGACCCTATTGCCCCGAGTTCCAGCACCATCGCCCTATCATATCTTGAACTGGCTGCAACTGCGATGGGATTAGGCTGTTGCTGGGCAGGTTATTTTTATGTCGCGTCGCTCAATTTTCCCCCTATGATGAAGGCATTGCCTCTTCCTGAAAATCATAAATGCTTGGGGAGTATGATGGTGGGATATCCCAAGTTCAGGTATCATCGACTTCCGTTGCGTAAGTCTCCTGAGATTACCTGGCGGTTGTAG
- a CDS encoding DUF4091 domain-containing protein, producing MTFSHRFQYIIICLLAVLLPAQAFAANDLELYTYKLTESTSAYQLWTAPPSHRVFKEESIPTENGSGVKVYAAKNEFEPFLVIVQPATSGPVDISVSNFGTGISAEIYQVKYVPITQATDNLGKSGPYPDPLWPVENGATVQLTTGENTAFWISLAVDGDTTAGNYPGTVTISGTSVPVNLQVFDFALPADPLVKSQMNFSHNTILDTYGVSDFGADYWDYVDAMKQYFIDHRLTPKSALWSGGLTSSGGAPYIDYDCDTATLSDPHGIWGFEEPAARYLDGTGLMDGTFADPFNDGIGFPSFMTMTFQNNDASADQRPSTFCGLSRGGGDWYTADTPTSAFNLKWFEYISSIQSYLNTMDYLDKAYYYFANEPQDQADYDAVAWYSRYLKQAAPNLKLMVSENPRSEIYEHADYVEDGQIDIWLPVLNEYDPAISWNREKEHGEESWVYFLHGTRPPYFNPITLDHPGIESKFTGWFLWKYRVRGIAYYSLNNWSKNPWTDPLNDGHNGDLFMLYPPSEDNTPISFGSNNHRFVPSIRFELMRDSLEDYAYLYILNNSNRPEVGLVNPADSQVNKIITGLTSYTRSDEFLYNLRRLIGLKNGGEIAEIPDIEPPPVHPRAEGEPGDYFINFQEVTGYPLADPLIVGGKEYMKIGWNTYDAGLGYGWYGDMDHVMYRYISNGPDELRKSIIYDDWGRQKTFEFDLPNGTYTVTASVGWQDKTYSRQYISIEGVNFINDEATTPAVPYLVRSHEVTVSDNKLTMSMGIFDEYTMLNYLDIEAIAPSSTPPKVMPWLYLLLLGGDN from the coding sequence ATGACATTCTCTCACCGATTCCAATACATCATTATCTGCCTGCTGGCAGTGCTGCTCCCTGCTCAAGCCTTTGCTGCCAATGATCTGGAGCTGTACACCTACAAATTAACCGAATCAACCTCTGCATATCAACTCTGGACAGCCCCACCCAGCCATCGTGTGTTCAAGGAGGAGAGCATCCCCACGGAAAACGGCTCCGGGGTCAAAGTCTATGCGGCAAAGAACGAATTCGAACCCTTCCTGGTGATTGTTCAACCTGCGACCTCCGGCCCGGTAGATATTTCTGTGAGCAATTTCGGCACCGGTATCAGCGCCGAGATCTATCAGGTCAAATATGTGCCCATCACCCAGGCCACAGACAACCTGGGTAAGAGCGGCCCCTATCCAGACCCGCTCTGGCCTGTGGAAAACGGAGCCACGGTCCAGCTCACGACAGGAGAGAACACCGCCTTCTGGATCAGCCTTGCCGTGGATGGAGACACAACAGCCGGTAACTATCCCGGCACCGTGACCATCTCCGGGACATCCGTGCCAGTTAACCTCCAGGTTTTCGACTTCGCTCTTCCAGCTGATCCCCTTGTCAAATCGCAGATGAATTTTTCCCATAACACGATATTGGATACATACGGGGTCAGTGATTTTGGAGCTGACTATTGGGATTATGTGGATGCCATGAAGCAGTATTTTATCGACCACCGCCTAACCCCCAAGAGCGCACTCTGGTCCGGTGGCCTGACCAGCAGCGGCGGGGCACCGTATATCGACTATGACTGCGACACCGCAACCCTGAGCGACCCGCATGGGATCTGGGGCTTTGAAGAACCGGCAGCCCGTTATCTGGATGGCACCGGCCTGATGGACGGCACCTTTGCTGATCCTTTTAATGATGGCATAGGCTTTCCCTCCTTTATGACCATGACCTTTCAGAACAACGATGCCTCGGCAGACCAACGCCCATCCACCTTTTGCGGGTTAAGCAGAGGAGGCGGGGACTGGTACACGGCTGATACCCCCACCAGCGCCTTTAACCTGAAATGGTTTGAATATATCTCGTCCATCCAGAGTTATCTGAACACGATGGATTACCTGGACAAGGCCTATTATTACTTTGCCAATGAACCCCAGGATCAGGCGGATTATGATGCTGTGGCCTGGTATTCCAGGTACCTGAAACAGGCTGCCCCGAACCTTAAACTCATGGTCTCGGAAAACCCGCGTAGCGAGATCTATGAACATGCGGATTATGTGGAGGACGGTCAAATCGACATCTGGCTGCCCGTGCTCAATGAGTATGACCCGGCAATCTCCTGGAACCGGGAAAAAGAGCACGGCGAGGAGAGCTGGGTCTATTTCCTTCACGGTACCAGACCACCCTATTTCAATCCCATCACCCTGGATCATCCGGGCATTGAAAGCAAATTTACGGGCTGGTTCCTCTGGAAATACCGGGTCCGGGGCATTGCCTATTATTCGCTCAACAACTGGAGCAAGAATCCCTGGACCGACCCACTCAATGACGGTCATAACGGCGACCTGTTCATGCTCTATCCGCCCTCGGAGGACAATACCCCCATCAGCTTTGGCAGCAATAACCACCGTTTTGTCCCCTCTATCCGCTTTGAGCTGATGCGCGACAGCCTGGAGGACTATGCCTATCTCTATATCCTCAATAACAGCAACCGCCCGGAGGTGGGGCTGGTGAATCCGGCAGATAGCCAGGTGAACAAGATCATCACCGGCCTGACCTCTTACACCCGCAGTGATGAATTCCTCTACAACCTGCGTCGCCTGATCGGCCTGAAGAATGGAGGGGAGATTGCGGAAATCCCGGATATTGAACCGCCGCCGGTCCATCCCAGAGCAGAAGGGGAGCCCGGAGATTACTTTATAAATTTCCAGGAGGTGACCGGTTACCCGCTTGCCGACCCGCTCATTGTGGGCGGCAAGGAATACATGAAGATCGGCTGGAATACCTATGACGCAGGTCTGGGCTACGGCTGGTACGGAGACATGGATCATGTCATGTACCGGTATATCTCCAACGGCCCTGATGAACTGCGCAAAAGTATCATCTATGATGACTGGGGCAGGCAGAAGACCTTTGAGTTCGATCTGCCCAACGGCACCTACACCGTCACCGCTTCAGTGGGTTGGCAGGACAAAACCTACAGCCGTCAGTATATCAGCATTGAAGGTGTTAATTTTATCAATGATGAGGCCACCACACCCGCTGTGCCCTATCTGGTGCGTAGCCATGAGGTCACGGTCAGTGATAATAAACTAACCATGTCTATGGGCATATTTGATGAGTACACCATGCTCAATTATCTCGATATTGAGGCAATTGCTCCATCGAGCACACCACCCAAGGTCATGCCTTGGCTCTATCTGCTGTTACTGGGCGGAGATAATTAA
- a CDS encoding transglycosylase SLT domain-containing protein: protein MRVRVTPYLFAATFLLFFANQGEVSGEEIYRYIDKYGVAHYTNVPTDGYKPVSLSRLATPQEEGISFRTPTVRSADRKDLKLHSGRHWKYTNNTKFDKHIRHAARAHKVDPLLIKAIIKTESAFNRYAVSPKGAKGLMQLMPATAKDLKVKDPFDPRQNIYGGTKYIKWLLKRFNGDLRLSLAAYNAGPARVKKKIPRIPETIAYVSKVLRYYKAYKKGGKKRRAAYQPAIAMTTSIRVREMVTVN, encoded by the coding sequence ATGCGTGTTCGTGTAACCCCTTATTTATTTGCCGCAACCTTTTTGCTTTTTTTCGCCAATCAAGGAGAGGTGTCTGGAGAAGAGATTTACAGATATATAGATAAATATGGGGTTGCCCATTATACCAATGTTCCGACTGATGGTTACAAACCGGTTTCTCTTTCTCGTCTAGCCACACCACAGGAGGAAGGGATATCGTTTCGCACCCCAACTGTGCGGAGCGCAGATCGTAAGGACCTGAAACTCCATAGCGGGAGACATTGGAAATACACAAACAACACCAAATTTGACAAGCATATTCGGCATGCTGCCCGCGCCCATAAGGTAGACCCTCTGCTGATTAAGGCAATTATTAAGACAGAGTCTGCCTTTAATCGTTATGCCGTTTCTCCAAAAGGAGCAAAAGGGCTCATGCAACTCATGCCAGCCACAGCAAAGGATCTTAAAGTCAAAGACCCCTTTGATCCCCGGCAAAACATCTATGGCGGAACCAAGTACATAAAATGGCTACTGAAACGTTTTAACGGTGATCTACGCCTCAGCCTGGCGGCCTATAATGCGGGACCGGCACGAGTGAAAAAGAAAATTCCACGCATCCCGGAAACAATAGCCTATGTGAGCAAAGTTCTTCGCTATTACAAGGCCTATAAGAAAGGGGGCAAAAAACGGCGAGCAGCATACCAACCAGCTATCGCCATGACCACCAGTATTCGTGTTCGAGAAATGGTAACGGTGAACTAA
- a CDS encoding type II toxin-antitoxin system VapC family toxin, whose product MYLLDTNTLIYFFKDIGNVAETLLSKSPKDISIPSIVLYELEVGIAKSNKPEKRKKQLEALTSRITVQPFASREAEAAAMIRADLEKKGTPIGPYDILIAGTALSLNATLVTNNTREFQRVAGLSLEDWF is encoded by the coding sequence ATGTATCTTCTTGACACAAATACATTGATTTACTTTTTTAAAGATATTGGCAATGTGGCCGAAACCTTACTGTCTAAGTCGCCAAAAGATATCTCTATTCCCTCAATCGTTCTCTATGAGCTTGAAGTAGGCATTGCAAAATCAAACAAGCCTGAGAAAAGAAAAAAGCAACTTGAAGCACTGACTTCAAGAATTACCGTTCAACCTTTTGCCTCGCGTGAAGCTGAAGCGGCAGCAATGATCAGAGCGGATTTAGAAAAAAAGGGAACGCCTATAGGCCCGTATGATATCCTTATTGCAGGAACAGCTTTGAGTTTGAACGCCACACTGGTCACCAATAACACAAGAGAATTTCAAAGGGTTGCTGGTCTGTCGCTAGAAGATTGGTTCTGA
- a CDS encoding alpha/beta hydrolase, translating to MNFSFKLIQAVSFLLLCFLITSCTLIQLNKDVSKSLESTVITGRVRADSLETGPIIVAACSVDKEKKIAHYTVLHEPGEYELMVGQGEYYVFAFQDKNSNLIYEQGELAGQHGSPQKVQVPAVGVVFDIDIVIPEQGESIVFPQGKAIASPPPHKLYSRQAGAIAQLDDERFAPENGSKGFWEPYAFFKEFGGNIYFLEKYDPTKIPVLFIHGAAGTPEGWQYFVNHMDRTRFQPWFFYYPTGARIDSISYLLLWKLSNLQAKYQFKEMYITAHSMGGLVARSFLVNYGLKFPLVKLFISLATPWGGDKMAEYGVEQSPAVIPSWRDMQPEGNFITSLYRKKMPEQVRFYMFYGHQGTRNPFSSNNDGTIALSSLLDSRPQAEAQMNYAFNEDHTSIISSKEVVEQYNTILNEFAEQQNNSPQQSAGYLKVQVSYTYKTEGAMPHSRLILRPAGREGGEIVTFLQDEENSKLLGPFPAGDYVANMIVEAGAPQEKNIPISIKSKTTEELDVTFHADGEIRGCVTSSLKKEEKVIGMPDYLYRAVDKKVKIQSLKGC from the coding sequence ATGAATTTTTCTTTTAAACTGATTCAGGCTGTATCCTTCCTTCTTCTCTGTTTTTTGATAACCAGCTGCACCCTGATCCAACTCAACAAGGACGTGAGCAAGAGTCTGGAGTCAACCGTTATTACAGGTCGTGTCCGTGCTGATTCTCTCGAAACGGGGCCGATCATTGTTGCAGCCTGTTCAGTAGACAAGGAAAAAAAGATCGCCCATTATACGGTACTCCACGAGCCCGGCGAATATGAGCTCATGGTCGGACAGGGAGAGTACTATGTGTTTGCCTTTCAGGACAAGAACAGCAACCTGATCTACGAGCAAGGTGAACTGGCAGGCCAGCATGGAAGCCCGCAAAAGGTGCAGGTCCCGGCTGTTGGTGTTGTCTTTGATATCGATATCGTCATCCCAGAACAGGGAGAGTCCATCGTCTTTCCCCAGGGCAAAGCAATCGCTTCGCCTCCCCCGCACAAGCTCTATAGTCGGCAGGCAGGGGCCATAGCGCAGTTGGATGACGAACGTTTTGCTCCAGAAAATGGTTCAAAGGGCTTTTGGGAGCCTTATGCATTTTTCAAAGAGTTTGGCGGTAATATATATTTTCTGGAGAAATACGATCCCACAAAAATACCGGTTCTTTTTATCCACGGAGCAGCAGGAACCCCGGAGGGCTGGCAATATTTTGTCAATCATATGGATAGAACCCGCTTCCAGCCCTGGTTCTTCTACTACCCCACCGGGGCCCGCATTGACAGCATCTCCTACCTCCTGCTCTGGAAACTTTCCAACCTCCAGGCCAAATATCAATTTAAAGAGATGTATATTACGGCCCATAGTATGGGAGGGCTGGTTGCCAGATCCTTTCTGGTGAATTATGGGCTAAAATTTCCTTTGGTAAAGCTTTTTATTTCCTTAGCAACCCCTTGGGGAGGAGACAAGATGGCTGAATACGGGGTAGAACAATCTCCGGCAGTCATCCCAAGCTGGCGGGATATGCAGCCGGAGGGCAATTTTATCACCTCGCTGTACAGAAAAAAAATGCCGGAACAGGTCCGCTTTTATATGTTTTATGGGCATCAAGGGACCAGAAACCCTTTCAGCTCCAATAATGACGGCACAATAGCCCTCTCCAGTCTTTTGGACTCAAGACCACAAGCTGAAGCCCAAATGAACTATGCCTTTAATGAGGACCATACCAGTATCATCTCCAGCAAGGAAGTGGTGGAGCAGTATAATACCATTCTTAACGAATTTGCAGAGCAGCAGAACAACTCCCCCCAACAATCCGCTGGATACCTGAAGGTCCAGGTATCCTATACTTATAAGACAGAGGGTGCAATGCCCCATTCCCGACTCATACTCCGCCCTGCGGGAAGAGAAGGAGGGGAAATCGTCACCTTTCTCCAGGATGAGGAAAACAGTAAACTTCTCGGACCATTTCCGGCTGGGGACTATGTGGCAAACATGATTGTCGAGGCCGGAGCACCTCAGGAAAAGAACATCCCAATTTCCATCAAGAGTAAGACAACAGAGGAACTGGATGTTACCTTCCACGCGGACGGGGAAATTCGCGGTTGCGTTACCTCTTCATTGAAAAAAGAAGAAAAAGTTATTGGAATGCCTGATTATCTCTACCGTGCAGTTGACAAAAAAGTCAAAATACAGTCACTGAAAGGGTGTTGA